A single genomic interval of Candidatus Zixiibacteriota bacterium harbors:
- a CDS encoding GAF domain-containing sensor histidine kinase, with protein MDKDIHSLKARELEVVLKISQAVSCTLDLKEILKMACQMTAQALNADRCSIGLLDTNGTYTITHSTYRRVSSYPSTVGEKFIVTHYPVIARKLRERKVIQIVQDQPVSFLSSKERRLLKQLHMKVFLAVPIIVEKKPLGAFHLARVEKSLPFSSFDINLCQTIANQIGIAIKNATLVKELKENHQLLERRSEDLRIRYQQQNLVLDISKSLFQSSNLQEVFNIITRKTCEALGLDRCTILQFDPEQREAVIRSVFHSSGEPSGKGTHDSADLGKKFQVNSFPQVLELLLKKGFLLTEDINSNPLLPRTRKYIKDLGVKSTLTIPFYSGKKISGSLQLSALKDYHHFSDSEIKFCQTIANLTSMAIQNVKLMQNLQEKSITLRQQTEALGKQYREQKILLEISKALSQTLDIKKLFEIVTRKTTELLEVERCAIMLMDETKGASIFYKVYSRGKYQLEYEGIQRSKDDFPILVSHLLRKPRLFCATDVSRSNLSSKEKKTFEKEGIKSLLVIPFYLAEKTLGLLALSTLHTQHKFTESEISAGQAIANQLSLTVENARLMQDIQEKNIKIQKQTEVLEKQFDEQRILLEISKALSQTLVLKKLFEIVTKKTTELLGIDRCVAMIFDAATGNTLSYIAYSEGRYLPKQKGLQGNLKDFPILVSQLMNKHIFYTSDIAKSILSAREKKACEKEGLKSLLNIPFILKGEIMGVFGLNTTKDPHEFSESEITLSQAIANQLSVAVENARLMQDLQEKGIKIHEQADILKKQFREQTILLELSKALSQTLDLKKLFEIVTKKTADLLEIDRCGVVLVDEVKGAALLVSIYADGRHQPPEESIRGSIKDFPVIFRHLKNKHRFHTPDISQSSLSSKEKKIFNKKEIKSLLVVPLSLTGRFLGLLSLSRVRKQHKFTESDARLCQAIANQLSVAVENARLMQDFQKNSLKIQEQGKALEKQFKEQAILLEISKALSQTLDLKKLFEIVTQKTVELLGIDRVAAMIIDQKTGDFPLFIHFSRVKQPPELKIFPKSVRDFPYIIDQVRNDQIFCVPDVAKSSLTSKEKNYFRKRGIKSVLSIPFILRGRLLGVLALNSIREKHEFTKPEIKLSRAIANLLSVAVENANLMEVSKKHSEELEKLSLQLINAQEEERKNLAGKLHDVIAQDLTALQLELKMSQQELPEQCAQTRNRLKEGEGLARQALENVRNLTMDLRPPILDDFGLGSAIRWYVNSFSRRTNVKVALKLQERDCKLPPEFETAIYRAIQECLTNVAKHSGASRVSVSLDKKDEHLRIVIRDNGIGLDPEIFHFTNGFGLFRLKEKIELLGGKSRLSSKKGKGTRVVIIFPCKNKEKK; from the coding sequence ATGGACAAAGATATTCACAGCTTAAAAGCCAGAGAATTAGAAGTAGTTCTGAAAATAAGTCAGGCAGTTTCCTGCACCCTGGACTTAAAAGAAATCCTCAAAATGGCCTGCCAGATGACCGCCCAGGCACTGAATGCTGACCGCTGCTCCATAGGGCTCCTTGATACAAACGGTACCTATACCATCACTCATTCCACCTATCGGAGAGTCTCTTCTTATCCTTCGACAGTAGGTGAAAAATTCATCGTGACGCATTACCCGGTCATTGCCAGGAAATTGCGGGAGAGAAAAGTAATCCAGATAGTTCAGGACCAGCCAGTATCATTTCTTTCCTCAAAGGAAAGAAGACTTCTCAAGCAGTTGCACATGAAGGTCTTTCTGGCAGTTCCGATTATCGTTGAAAAAAAACCTTTAGGGGCTTTTCATCTGGCAAGAGTGGAAAAATCTTTACCTTTCTCTTCCTTTGACATAAATCTTTGCCAGACCATAGCCAACCAGATAGGAATTGCCATCAAGAATGCCACTCTGGTCAAGGAATTAAAGGAAAATCATCAACTGCTGGAAAGACGAAGTGAAGATCTAAGAATCAGATATCAGCAGCAAAATCTAGTGTTAGATATTAGTAAATCCTTGTTCCAGAGTTCAAATTTGCAGGAGGTATTTAATATAATCACTCGAAAAACCTGCGAAGCTCTCGGATTGGACAGATGCACCATACTCCAGTTTGATCCTGAGCAAAGAGAGGCAGTTATAAGATCGGTATTTCATTCGTCTGGAGAGCCTTCGGGAAAAGGCACGCATGATTCTGCCGACCTGGGAAAAAAATTTCAGGTGAACAGTTTCCCTCAGGTACTTGAGCTACTTTTGAAAAAAGGATTTCTCCTGACTGAGGATATCAACTCAAATCCTCTTTTGCCTAGAACCCGCAAATACATCAAAGATCTGGGGGTGAAATCTACCTTGACTATACCCTTTTATTCTGGCAAAAAAATATCCGGAAGTCTTCAGCTCAGCGCTCTTAAAGATTACCACCATTTCAGCGATTCGGAAATCAAATTCTGCCAGACCATAGCCAATCTTACCTCCATGGCTATTCAAAACGTCAAACTTATGCAGAATCTGCAGGAAAAAAGCATCACCCTCCGGCAGCAGACAGAAGCTTTGGGAAAACAATACCGGGAACAAAAAATACTTTTGGAGATCAGTAAAGCTTTGTCTCAGACCTTGGACATTAAGAAACTCTTTGAGATAGTTACTCGAAAGACCACCGAGTTATTAGAAGTAGAACGCTGCGCGATTATGTTAATGGATGAGACCAAAGGAGCCTCCATCTTCTATAAAGTCTACTCCAGGGGTAAGTATCAATTAGAATATGAAGGCATCCAGAGAAGCAAGGATGACTTCCCGATTCTGGTAAGCCACCTATTGAGGAAACCACGTCTATTTTGTGCTACAGACGTATCCCGGTCGAACCTCTCTTCAAAAGAAAAGAAGACTTTTGAAAAGGAAGGAATTAAATCTCTCCTGGTGATTCCTTTTTACTTAGCAGAAAAAACCTTAGGGCTTTTGGCTTTGAGCACTCTCCATACGCAACACAAATTCACTGAATCCGAGATAAGTGCAGGACAAGCCATAGCCAATCAGCTTTCTCTGACAGTAGAGAATGCCAGATTGATGCAGGACATTCAAGAGAAAAACATAAAAATTCAAAAACAAACCGAGGTTCTGGAAAAGCAATTCGATGAGCAACGCATTCTTTTAGAGATCAGTAAAGCCTTATCCCAGACGTTAGTCCTGAAGAAGCTTTTCGAGATAGTTACTAAAAAAACCACTGAGCTATTAGGTATAGACCGTTGTGTTGCGATGATATTTGACGCGGCAACAGGTAATACTCTTTCATACATCGCTTATTCTGAAGGCAGGTATCTGCCAAAACAAAAAGGTCTCCAAGGGAACCTAAAAGATTTTCCGATCTTAGTTTCTCAGCTAATGAACAAACATATATTTTATACCTCGGACATAGCTAAATCCATACTGTCCGCAAGAGAAAAAAAAGCTTGTGAAAAAGAAGGTTTAAAATCCTTACTAAATATCCCTTTTATTCTGAAAGGCGAGATCATGGGAGTCTTTGGCTTAAATACAACAAAAGACCCACATGAATTTTCTGAATCTGAAATAACGCTAAGTCAAGCCATTGCCAACCAGCTGTCTGTGGCAGTAGAGAATGCCAGATTGATGCAGGACCTTCAGGAGAAAGGCATAAAAATACATGAGCAGGCAGATATATTAAAGAAACAGTTCAGAGAACAAACTATTCTTTTAGAGCTAAGCAAGGCTTTATCCCAGACCTTAGACCTGAAGAAGCTCTTCGAGATTGTGACTAAAAAAACCGCAGATCTTTTAGAAATAGACCGTTGCGGGGTAGTATTAGTTGATGAAGTCAAAGGAGCAGCCCTCCTTGTTTCAATCTATGCCGATGGTCGGCACCAGCCTCCTGAAGAAAGTATTCGCGGAAGCATAAAAGACTTTCCGGTCATATTCAGGCACTTGAAAAATAAACATAGATTTCATACTCCAGATATATCTCAATCTAGTTTATCTTCAAAAGAAAAGAAAATTTTTAACAAAAAGGAAATCAAATCTTTACTTGTAGTTCCTTTAAGTTTGACAGGCAGGTTCCTTGGACTCTTATCCTTAAGCAGGGTTAGAAAACAACACAAGTTTACAGAATCTGATGCAAGACTATGTCAAGCCATAGCTAACCAGCTTTCTGTGGCAGTTGAAAATGCCAGATTGATGCAGGACTTTCAGAAAAATAGTTTAAAAATTCAAGAGCAGGGCAAGGCTTTGGAAAAACAGTTCAAGGAACAAGCCATTCTTTTGGAGATCAGTAAAGCTTTATCCCAGACCTTAGACCTGAAGAAGCTTTTTGAGATAGTCACCCAAAAGACTGTCGAGTTGCTGGGAATAGACCGAGTAGCGGCGATGATTATAGATCAGAAGACTGGTGATTTCCCCTTGTTTATTCACTTCTCCCGTGTCAAGCAACCGCCTGAGCTTAAGATTTTTCCTAAAAGTGTAAGGGATTTTCCATATATTATTGACCAAGTCAGGAACGATCAAATATTCTGTGTCCCGGATGTTGCCAAATCTTCTCTCACTTCAAAAGAAAAGAACTATTTCCGAAAAAGAGGAATTAAATCAGTCCTTTCAATTCCTTTCATTTTAAGAGGCAGACTTCTTGGGGTTTTAGCCTTAAACAGCATCAGAGAAAAACATGAGTTTACAAAGCCTGAGATAAAACTAAGCCGGGCTATTGCCAATCTGCTTTCCGTGGCAGTAGAAAACGCCAATCTGATGGAAGTTTCGAAAAAACACTCAGAGGAATTAGAAAAGCTTTCCCTCCAGTTAATAAATGCACAGGAGGAGGAGAGGAAAAATCTCGCTGGCAAGTTGCACGATGTAATCGCCCAGGATTTGACTGCTTTACAGTTAGAGTTGAAGATGAGCCAGCAGGAGCTTCCTGAACAGTGTGCTCAAACCAGAAACAGGCTAAAAGAGGGAGAAGGATTAGCCAGACAGGCGCTGGAGAATGTTCGCAATTTGACTATGGACCTGCGTCCTCCAATTTTGGACGATTTCGGGCTTGGCTCAGCCATACGCTGGTATGTGAACAGTTTCAGCCGGAGAACCAACGTCAAAGTAGCTTTAAAACTGCAGGAGCGGGATTGCAAACTGCCTCCGGAATTTGAAACTGCTATTTACCGGGCAATTCAGGAATGCCTGACTAACGTGGCAAAGCATTCAGGGGCAAGCCGGGTAAGCGTATCTCTTGATAAAAAAGATGAGCATCTTCGCATAGTAATCCGGGATAACGGCATCGGGTTAGACCCGGAAATTTTCCACTTTACAAATGGGTTCGGTTTGTTTAGATTAAAGGAGAAGATAGAGCTTTTAGGCGGAAAATCCAGATTAAGCTCGAAGAAAGGAAAAGGTACCAGAGTAGTTATCATATTTCCTTGTAAAAATAAGGAGAAAAAATGA
- a CDS encoding LapA family protein has product MSGKGIVILILSLLLVLFILQNTGMVSIKFLFWSILMSRSVLVFWFFFMGFIVGYILFAARKKKGE; this is encoded by the coding sequence ATGAGTGGTAAAGGGATTGTTATTTTGATTCTTTCGCTTCTCTTGGTTCTCTTCATCTTACAGAATACCGGGATGGTTTCTATCAAATTTCTTTTCTGGTCCATACTGATGTCTCGTTCAGTATTGGTGTTCTGGTTTTTCTTCATGGGTTTTATTGTGGGATATATTCTATTTGCTGCCAGGAAGAAAAAAGGAGAATGA
- a CDS encoding RtcB family protein, with protein sequence MQVKKIEDYVWEIPVTEKEGMRVPARIIASEKIMKEMDQGVYNQITNVACLPGIQNYAYCMPDGHWGYGFPIGGVAAFDLKEGVISPGGIGFDINCGVRSVRTNLTFEELKPKLNELMDTLYRLIPAGVGCTGFVKLNTERFKEVMVKGVDWCIQNGYGWEEDRERVEQGGRIQGANPEKVSQKAISRGVDQLGTLGSGNHYLELQVAQTDRIFHPEAAKAFGIDRPNQIFVMIHCGSRGFGHQIATDYLRVFTEAMRKYNIKVLDKELACAPYNSPEGQDYYGAMVCAANSAFANRQVILHQVREAFSRVFHKDPKDLGMHIVYDVAHNIAKLEEHLVNGEKKKVLVHRKGATRSFGPGHPDVPEFYRPIGQPVIVGGSMETASYLLVGSQRAMELTMGSTLHGSGRTMSREAAKRKVRGYELMKSMEERGIAVRAVSMPGLAEEAGIAYKNISEVVDAVDCAGISRKVIELRPVGNIKG encoded by the coding sequence ATGCAGGTTAAAAAAATAGAGGATTATGTCTGGGAAATACCAGTAACTGAAAAAGAGGGGATGCGAGTTCCTGCCAGGATAATCGCTTCAGAGAAGATAATGAAAGAGATGGACCAGGGGGTTTATAACCAGATCACCAATGTAGCCTGTTTGCCCGGAATTCAAAACTATGCTTACTGCATGCCGGATGGGCACTGGGGATACGGGTTTCCCATAGGCGGAGTGGCGGCATTTGATTTAAAAGAAGGGGTTATCTCACCAGGTGGAATAGGGTTTGACATAAACTGTGGGGTGAGATCCGTCCGTACTAATCTGACATTTGAAGAGCTTAAGCCAAAACTGAACGAACTGATGGATACCTTGTACCGTCTTATTCCAGCAGGAGTCGGTTGCACTGGTTTTGTCAAATTGAATACCGAAAGATTTAAGGAAGTAATGGTGAAAGGTGTGGATTGGTGCATTCAGAACGGTTACGGCTGGGAAGAGGATAGGGAAAGAGTTGAACAGGGGGGGAGGATTCAGGGAGCTAATCCAGAAAAAGTGAGTCAAAAAGCAATATCCAGAGGAGTGGACCAATTAGGCACCCTGGGTTCAGGAAACCATTATCTTGAATTGCAAGTTGCCCAGACCGATAGAATCTTTCATCCGGAGGCAGCAAAAGCCTTCGGTATCGACCGCCCCAATCAGATATTCGTGATGATACACTGTGGCTCCAGAGGATTTGGGCACCAGATCGCCACAGATTATCTCAGGGTCTTTACCGAAGCGATGAGGAAATATAATATCAAAGTGCTGGATAAAGAGCTTGCCTGCGCCCCTTATAATTCTCCAGAAGGGCAGGACTATTATGGAGCAATGGTTTGTGCGGCTAATTCCGCTTTTGCTAATCGTCAGGTAATTCTGCATCAGGTCAGGGAAGCTTTTAGCCGGGTATTTCATAAGGACCCTAAAGATCTGGGAATGCATATAGTTTATGATGTAGCTCACAATATCGCCAAATTGGAAGAGCATTTGGTAAATGGCGAAAAAAAGAAAGTATTGGTTCATCGAAAGGGGGCGACACGCTCTTTTGGACCAGGGCATCCGGATGTGCCTGAGTTTTACAGACCGATTGGTCAGCCGGTCATAGTCGGTGGATCTATGGAGACCGCCTCTTATCTTTTAGTCGGGAGTCAAAGAGCAATGGAGCTGACTATGGGCTCGACTTTACACGGTTCAGGCAGGACTATGTCCAGGGAGGCAGCCAAGAGAAAAGTGAGAGGATATGAGTTAATGAAGTCAATGGAGGAAAGGGGAATTGCGGTAAGAGCTGTTTCAATGCCCGGCCTGGCTGAGGAGGCAGGGATAGCTTATAAGAATATCTCCGAAGTGGTCGATGCAGTTGACTGCGCCGGCATATCCAGGAAAGTAATCGAACTCAGACCGGTCGGGAATATCAAGGGATAG
- a CDS encoding response regulator transcription factor codes for MSKIKILIADDHKILRQGIRSLLAPQPDFEVIGETADGPETLKETFKLKPDVVLMDIGMPNLNGFEATRQIKKKLPEVKVLVLTMYQDDEYVLQALQSGASGYVLKDVAVEELVTAIRAVNNEQYYLSPSISRTVIDAYLRKTEKGGKEPSELLTAREREIVQLIAEGHTNKEIAAKLFISVKTVDAHRSHIMEKLDIHDMALLVKYAIRKGITDLHTKR; via the coding sequence ATGAGCAAGATAAAAATACTGATTGCGGATGATCACAAGATCCTGAGACAGGGGATCCGTTCTCTGCTTGCCCCTCAGCCGGACTTTGAGGTAATCGGAGAGACTGCCGATGGTCCGGAAACTCTGAAAGAGACTTTTAAACTAAAACCGGATGTGGTGCTGATGGATATCGGCATGCCCAATTTAAACGGGTTTGAAGCCACCCGGCAGATTAAAAAGAAACTACCTGAAGTAAAGGTGCTGGTCTTAACTATGTACCAGGATGATGAATATGTCCTTCAGGCCCTTCAGTCCGGTGCCTCAGGATATGTTTTAAAAGACGTGGCAGTCGAGGAGCTGGTTACTGCTATCCGGGCGGTGAATAATGAGCAGTATTATCTAAGCCCCTCCATCTCGCGCACAGTGATAGATGCGTATCTTCGAAAAACTGAAAAGGGGGGAAAAGAGCCTTCAGAGCTTTTAACCGCCCGGGAGAGAGAGATTGTTCAGTTGATTGCCGAGGGACATACCAATAAAGAGATTGCGGCCAAACTCTTTATCAGCGTTAAGACTGTGGATGCACATCGCTCACATATAATGGAGAAATTGGATATTCACGATATGGCTCTACTGGTCAAGTACGCCATTCGTAAGGGCATAACAGACCTGCATACTAAAAGATGA
- a CDS encoding DedA family protein has product MIETLIGLLSHHGYPIIFVLLLLGIFGLPIPDEFLLAFAGALISKGRLHFVPTMLSATLGSMCGITLSYVLGRTAGIHLVKKYGSRFGLSDEKINHIHMWFESAGRWVLTFGYFIPGLRHIMALIAGTSKLELSVFTTFAYTGGFIWSCTFILLGYFVGVRWAYMSREIHYIALIISFLFFLTLTFYSYFKYRKHT; this is encoded by the coding sequence ATGATTGAAACTCTTATCGGGTTACTGTCGCATCACGGCTACCCTATAATTTTCGTTCTGCTGTTGCTGGGGATTTTCGGGTTACCTATACCGGATGAATTCCTCTTAGCTTTTGCAGGAGCTCTTATTTCAAAGGGGAGATTACATTTTGTCCCCACAATGCTTTCAGCTACCCTGGGCAGTATGTGTGGCATCACTTTAAGCTATGTTTTAGGACGTACCGCCGGAATCCACCTGGTAAAAAAATATGGTTCCAGATTTGGTCTATCCGATGAGAAAATAAACCACATTCATATGTGGTTTGAGAGTGCCGGCAGGTGGGTCCTGACCTTTGGATATTTCATCCCTGGTTTGCGCCACATAATGGCTTTAATTGCCGGTACCTCGAAATTAGAGCTGTCTGTTTTCACAACTTTTGCATACACCGGAGGCTTTATCTGGAGCTGCACTTTTATCTTACTGGGCTATTTTGTTGGTGTCAGGTGGGCTTATATGTCCAGGGAGATCCATTATATCGCTCTGATTATCTCCTTTTTGTTTTTTCTGACATTGACATTTTATTCATACTTTAAATACAGGAAACATACCTGA
- a CDS encoding archease translates to MSNFKFLEDIAIADAAFEAYGDTLEELFETCALATFEVMVDTKNVKPEQKEEILIRDLNLDDLLFDFISELVYLKDAHKVFFSKFDLHINKKEEYELDGTVWGEKIDYKKQEIRRDVKAITYHMLEVKEMDNGWRAQVILDT, encoded by the coding sequence ATGTCAAATTTCAAGTTTTTGGAAGACATTGCCATTGCAGATGCGGCTTTTGAGGCTTACGGAGATACCCTGGAGGAGCTATTCGAGACCTGCGCTCTGGCTACTTTTGAGGTGATGGTGGATACAAAGAATGTCAAGCCAGAGCAAAAAGAGGAGATACTGATAAGGGATTTGAATTTAGATGACCTCCTTTTTGATTTCATATCCGAACTAGTGTATCTGAAAGATGCTCATAAGGTTTTTTTCTCCAAGTTCGATTTACATATAAACAAAAAAGAAGAGTATGAATTGGATGGCACAGTATGGGGCGAGAAGATAGATTACAAAAAGCAGGAAATCAGAAGAGATGTAAAAGCTATCACCTATCACATGCTCGAGGTGAAGGAGATGGATAATGGCTGGAGAGCTCAGGTGATTTTAGATACTTGA